From one Variovorax sp. PBL-H6 genomic stretch:
- a CDS encoding Gfo/Idh/MocA family protein, with protein MTSSSSGPLRIGILGAARIARLFVEAVRPSTKVVVTAVASRDGDRAAAFARELDIGRVHSSYDALFADPDIDAVYVPLPNNLHAEWSIRAAAAGKHVLCEKPLAANAAQARSMFDAARKNGVYLVEAYPYRAQPQTLKVRELVTAGAIGRIQLIQASFGFPLTDVANIRMDPTLAGGALMDAGSYPVSFVRMVAGTAPVRVSALSCWGATGVDLTTMATLEYPDGLLAQISCSFTTARHRHAFISGDAGSISTPYFNDTGAAFPPLVDVRRGSGWDAEREVIETGSTAGFLAEAESFHDLVRFGWEKWTGATPDESIDIALTLDAIAASSRRGVPVEVGR; from the coding sequence ATGACATCGTCTTCCAGTGGCCCGCTGCGCATTGGCATTCTTGGCGCCGCACGCATCGCCCGTTTGTTCGTCGAAGCCGTGCGGCCATCGACAAAGGTCGTGGTGACCGCGGTTGCGAGCCGCGACGGTGATCGCGCGGCAGCCTTCGCGCGTGAGCTCGATATCGGCCGCGTCCATTCCAGCTATGACGCGCTCTTTGCCGATCCGGACATCGATGCGGTCTACGTGCCGCTGCCCAACAACCTGCACGCGGAATGGTCGATCCGGGCGGCCGCCGCCGGCAAGCACGTCCTCTGCGAGAAGCCGCTCGCGGCCAATGCAGCACAGGCGCGCTCCATGTTCGATGCCGCCAGGAAGAACGGCGTGTATCTCGTGGAAGCCTATCCTTATCGGGCGCAGCCGCAGACGCTGAAGGTTCGCGAGCTCGTCACGGCTGGCGCCATTGGCCGCATCCAGCTTATCCAGGCTTCATTCGGCTTTCCATTGACCGACGTCGCCAACATCCGCATGGACCCGACCCTTGCAGGGGGTGCGCTGATGGACGCGGGCTCCTATCCGGTGAGCTTCGTACGCATGGTGGCCGGCACTGCGCCCGTGCGTGTGTCGGCCCTGTCGTGCTGGGGTGCGACCGGCGTCGATCTGACCACCATGGCAACGCTCGAATATCCAGATGGTCTTCTCGCGCAGATCTCTTGCAGCTTCACCACTGCGAGGCACCGACATGCGTTCATATCGGGTGATGCAGGATCGATCAGCACCCCTTACTTCAACGATACGGGCGCCGCGTTTCCGCCGCTCGTGGATGTGCGCCGCGGCAGTGGATGGGATGCGGAACGCGAAGTGATCGAAACCGGATCCACGGCCGGGTTTCTGGCCGAAGCCGAATCATTTCACGACCTCGTGCGCTTCGGCTGGGAGAAATGGACGGGTGCCACGCCCGACGAGTCGATCGACATTGCGCTGACGCTCGATGCGATTGCGGCCAGCAGTCGCCGGGGCGTTCCGGTTGAAGTCGGGCGTTGA
- a CDS encoding class I SAM-dependent methyltransferase, with protein MRIQLLPCARGLLAVALLASLIGCAISDRSSAAPTLSRDRIAQIVASPDRSAADRTNDIRRHPVDMLAFIGIKSGWTALDVSTGGGYTTELLARAIGPSGTVYAQSPPRDPNRTAPAPAAPEGGGIPTAAAPPRPQRSTVDVLADREKNMQAAGVAAAHIVYVGQRFDDPVPPAMADGKLDLVTLMFNYHDFGFLGVKRAQLNRAVFRALKPGGLYVIADHAGRPGTLISESGTLHRIEESFLRGEVEAAGFRLAEEGDFLRNPNDPRDRNTPEPPQPKDEFVLKFVKP; from the coding sequence ATGCGAATTCAACTATTGCCCTGTGCGCGCGGCCTTCTGGCCGTGGCGCTCCTCGCGAGCCTAATCGGCTGCGCGATAAGCGACAGATCATCGGCGGCGCCGACACTGTCGCGCGACCGCATTGCCCAGATCGTCGCCAGCCCGGATCGCAGCGCCGCGGACCGCACGAACGACATCCGCCGCCACCCCGTCGACATGTTGGCGTTCATCGGCATCAAATCCGGTTGGACTGCGCTTGACGTAAGCACCGGTGGTGGCTACACGACCGAATTGCTGGCCCGCGCGATCGGGCCGTCAGGGACGGTGTACGCACAGAGCCCGCCGCGCGATCCGAACAGGACGGCGCCGGCGCCGGCCGCGCCCGAGGGCGGCGGCATTCCCACGGCCGCCGCCCCACCACGGCCGCAGCGCAGCACGGTGGACGTGCTCGCCGATCGCGAGAAGAACATGCAGGCCGCGGGCGTCGCGGCCGCGCACATCGTTTACGTTGGCCAGCGCTTCGACGATCCGGTGCCCCCGGCGATGGCCGACGGCAAGCTCGACCTTGTGACGCTGATGTTCAACTATCACGACTTCGGCTTCCTGGGTGTCAAACGAGCGCAGCTGAACCGCGCCGTCTTCCGGGCCTTGAAGCCAGGCGGCCTTTATGTCATCGCCGACCACGCCGGTCGACCGGGCACGCTCATTTCCGAGTCCGGCACGCTGCACCGGATCGAGGAATCGTTCCTGCGCGGCGAAGTTGAAGCGGCCGGATTCAGGCTCGCCGAAGAAGGCGACTTCCTACGCAACCCGAACGACCCGCGCGACCGGAACACTCCCGAACCACCACAGCCGAAGGACGAGTTCGTGTTGAAGTTCGTCAAGCCCTGA
- a CDS encoding SWIB/MDM2 domain-containing protein codes for MTTAKKQTAFTRPLTPSVELAAVIGSAPQPRTEVTKLLWGYIKLNNLQNPANKRNILCDAKLQAVMGKPEVTMFEMSGLVGKHLS; via the coding sequence ATGACCACTGCCAAGAAGCAAACGGCGTTCACGCGCCCCCTGACACCCAGCGTCGAGCTCGCTGCTGTCATAGGTTCCGCACCCCAGCCTCGAACCGAGGTCACCAAACTGCTGTGGGGCTACATCAAGCTGAACAATCTCCAAAACCCCGCGAACAAGCGCAATATCCTTTGTGATGCCAAGCTTCAAGCGGTGATGGGTAAGCCCGAGGTGACGATGTTCGAAATGTCGGGTCTCGTCGGGAAGCACCTGTCCTGA
- a CDS encoding ABC transporter ATP-binding protein: protein MKLPTLAPILDVEDLCFAYPGQPALATGWNASIGAGVTLLHGDTGSGKSTVLRLIAGRLPADGRLTLAGARLDGEPEAYQGNVFFCDPTTDAFDKVTAVECTASLKAGDACFSDARWRTHIDGFSLTPHLGKPMYMLSTGSKRKVWLAAALASGRALTLLDEPTGGLDVASICYLWRALADLAEWPDRAIVVASAARMDSVPLSGSIQLPLC, encoded by the coding sequence ATGAAACTTCCGACACTCGCCCCAATTCTCGACGTCGAGGACTTGTGCTTCGCGTACCCAGGGCAACCGGCGCTGGCGACCGGATGGAACGCGTCCATCGGCGCCGGGGTCACGCTGTTGCACGGCGACACCGGCAGCGGAAAGTCGACGGTTCTTCGATTGATTGCGGGCAGACTACCGGCTGACGGCCGGCTGACCCTTGCAGGTGCACGTCTTGATGGCGAGCCCGAGGCCTATCAAGGAAACGTCTTCTTCTGCGACCCAACGACCGATGCGTTTGATAAGGTCACCGCGGTTGAGTGCACGGCCTCGCTCAAAGCTGGTGATGCGTGCTTCAGCGATGCCAGGTGGCGAACCCACATCGATGGATTTTCCTTGACCCCGCATCTCGGCAAGCCGATGTACATGCTTTCGACCGGGTCAAAGCGCAAGGTCTGGTTGGCGGCTGCGCTTGCATCAGGACGCGCACTTACATTGCTCGATGAACCCACGGGCGGGCTCGATGTCGCATCGATTTGCTACTTGTGGCGCGCACTCGCCGACCTCGCTGAGTGGCCCGACCGTGCCATCGTCGTTGCAAGCGCCGCGCGAATGGATTCGGTTCCGCTTTCCGGTTCGATTCAGCTACCGCTTTGTTGA
- a CDS encoding restriction endonuclease — translation MPRRRKSSALDDMIELVSMLPWWAGAVMAPICYLLLHAWAVRVAAEMIAKPQLTSGIYYALGSVGQYLLPFICLAGAAMSAWRRHQRKTLADNVSAAKTADVLEGMSWREFELLVGEGFRRKGFQVEELGGAGADGGVDLVLRKGGEKYLVQCKQWRAYKVTVQVVRELYGVMAASGAAGGFVVTSGRFTADAREFAQGRNVQLMDGDALFALIRSVREKVRDVPSRAAEGKPRIEPELVSNASAAPACPRCAGQMVRRTAKKGANAGEAFWGCGAFPKCRGTA, via the coding sequence ATGCCCAGACGCAGGAAGTCGAGTGCCCTGGACGACATGATCGAGCTGGTGTCGATGCTCCCGTGGTGGGCGGGCGCGGTGATGGCGCCCATCTGCTACCTGCTCCTCCATGCGTGGGCGGTGCGCGTCGCGGCCGAGATGATTGCCAAGCCGCAGCTCACGTCAGGCATCTACTACGCGCTGGGCTCCGTCGGCCAATACCTCCTTCCCTTCATCTGCCTCGCCGGTGCGGCCATGTCCGCATGGCGGCGGCACCAGAGAAAGACGCTGGCCGACAACGTGAGTGCCGCGAAAACCGCGGATGTGCTCGAAGGCATGAGCTGGCGCGAGTTCGAGCTGCTCGTGGGGGAGGGCTTCAGGCGCAAAGGCTTCCAGGTCGAGGAGCTGGGCGGCGCGGGCGCTGATGGCGGCGTCGACCTCGTGCTGCGAAAGGGCGGCGAGAAGTACCTGGTGCAATGCAAGCAATGGCGTGCGTACAAGGTCACCGTGCAAGTGGTGAGGGAGCTTTATGGCGTGATGGCTGCGAGCGGCGCTGCAGGTGGGTTCGTGGTGACCTCTGGGCGATTCACGGCTGATGCGCGGGAGTTTGCGCAGGGGCGGAATGTCCAGTTGATGGACGGGGATGCGCTCTTTGCATTGATCCGCTCGGTGCGGGAGAAGGTTCGTGATGTTCCCTCACGCGCGGCTGAAGGCAAGCCCAGGATTGAACCGGAGCTTGTCAGTAACGCGTCGGCGGCACCTGCTTGCCCGCGATGCGCAGGGCAGATGGTGCGAAGGACGGCGAAGAAGGGTGCGAATGCGGGCGAGGCTTTCTGGGGCTGTGGGGCGTTTCCCAAGTGCAGGGGCACCGCATGA
- a CDS encoding nucleotidyltransferase family protein: MAALRAVRSLGLSSWCIGAGAVRSLVWDALHGYERASALEDVDVVYFDDVACGPGQDADLEGRLAKATPAVRWEVTNQATVHDWFAKNLGEVVPPIRSLEEGVATWPEFATCVGVNLDDEESIGVIAPHGLDDLFALVVRHNPMRASAATFRHRVQSKRFGERWPLLSIETC, translated from the coding sequence ATGGCTGCTTTGAGGGCCGTCCGCTCTCTCGGATTGAGTTCTTGGTGCATTGGCGCGGGCGCCGTACGTTCGCTAGTTTGGGACGCGCTCCATGGCTATGAACGGGCATCAGCACTTGAGGACGTCGACGTCGTCTACTTCGACGACGTGGCCTGTGGTCCGGGTCAAGATGCAGACTTGGAAGGTCGCCTCGCCAAGGCTACCCCGGCGGTGCGTTGGGAGGTCACCAATCAAGCAACCGTCCATGACTGGTTCGCCAAGAATCTGGGTGAGGTGGTGCCACCAATTCGCTCCCTTGAAGAAGGCGTGGCCACTTGGCCGGAGTTCGCCACATGCGTGGGGGTCAACCTGGATGACGAGGAATCGATAGGGGTTATCGCTCCGCACGGACTCGACGACCTGTTCGCACTGGTCGTTCGACACAACCCGATGAGAGCGAGCGCTGCGACCTTCCGGCACCGAGTGCAATCAAAGCGGTTCGGCGAGCGATGGCCGTTGCTTTCCATAGAAACATGCTGA
- a CDS encoding sensor histidine kinase, which yields MEPTKTNFPLGLPVEVASDPSFSLLQVVEAEDGRIFRRLVETVLDYAIFLLTPDGRVASWNAGAERIKGYQAHEIVGRHFSVFYPPEALARNWPAEELHRAVLDGRLEDEGWRVRKDGSQFWANVVITPVLGPNGALLGFSKVTRDLTERRRAEERVRDSERALRLLVNSAQDYAIFMLDPQGRITSWNLGAERINGYTASEAIGRHFSMFYEPEALAAGWPQEELRRAAATGSFEDEGWRLRKDGKRIWANVVITALRGQAGELLGFSKVTRDLTERKAHEEALREREESLRLLVDGVRDHAMFFLDADGRIQTWSLGAQRVFGYAAEQVTGRDVSMFYSAQDRFEGKSAAELSAALLAGTTTIVGTRCRADGSPFWAEITTTSIRDGNNNCKGFIRIVRDTTATKRAEALEFESKRISEFIAVLSHELRNPLAAIKNALELLRRPVAKPDAARYVDMVGRQVAHMARLIDDLLDVNRVMRGKVRLELEVHELDELVSTAVESVKAAVAAHNHTLHVRSAGHRRRVRADATRMTQVIVNLLTNAVKYTPDGGHIEVIVTGDGEVAHLEVKDNGLGMTDVLLQRAFEPFVQGASDANAEGGLGIGLALVKSIVEQHGGHVAAVSAGLGQGTAFTVSLPLSKEPEVDKGSHPVVHGKPAP from the coding sequence ATGGAACCGACTAAAACCAACTTCCCCCTGGGTCTACCGGTCGAGGTCGCAAGCGACCCCTCCTTCTCCTTGCTTCAGGTTGTTGAAGCCGAGGACGGCCGGATATTTCGACGCCTCGTCGAAACGGTTCTGGACTACGCCATCTTCCTCCTGACGCCCGACGGGCGTGTCGCGTCATGGAACGCTGGCGCGGAGCGCATCAAGGGATACCAGGCCCACGAAATCGTCGGGAGGCACTTCTCGGTGTTTTATCCACCCGAAGCGCTCGCTCGAAACTGGCCGGCCGAAGAGCTGCACCGCGCCGTGCTGGATGGCAGGCTCGAGGACGAAGGCTGGCGAGTGCGCAAAGACGGCTCTCAGTTCTGGGCCAATGTGGTCATCACGCCGGTGCTTGGGCCCAACGGCGCACTGCTTGGCTTTTCCAAGGTCACGCGCGACCTGACGGAGCGCCGCCGCGCTGAGGAACGCGTACGCGACAGCGAACGCGCGCTTCGGCTTTTGGTGAATTCGGCTCAAGACTACGCCATCTTCATGCTTGACCCCCAAGGTCGAATCACCAGTTGGAATTTGGGCGCCGAACGCATCAACGGTTACACCGCGTCGGAGGCTATCGGACGTCACTTCTCAATGTTCTATGAGCCGGAGGCGCTGGCCGCAGGCTGGCCGCAGGAAGAACTCCGACGAGCGGCCGCTACCGGCAGCTTTGAAGATGAAGGCTGGCGGCTCAGAAAGGACGGCAAGCGCATCTGGGCGAACGTTGTCATCACTGCCTTGCGAGGGCAGGCCGGCGAATTGCTCGGCTTTTCGAAGGTTACGCGAGACTTGACGGAGCGCAAGGCGCACGAAGAGGCCTTGCGCGAAAGAGAGGAGAGCCTGCGTCTGTTGGTTGATGGTGTCAGAGACCATGCGATGTTCTTCTTGGATGCCGATGGCCGCATTCAGACTTGGAGTCTGGGAGCCCAGCGGGTATTTGGATATGCGGCCGAGCAGGTGACGGGCCGAGATGTTTCCATGTTCTATTCCGCTCAGGACCGCTTTGAAGGCAAGAGCGCAGCCGAGCTTTCGGCGGCACTTCTCGCTGGGACGACGACCATTGTTGGTACACGATGCAGAGCGGATGGCTCGCCGTTTTGGGCAGAGATAACCACGACGTCAATTCGCGACGGCAACAACAACTGCAAGGGCTTCATCCGAATCGTTCGCGATACGACCGCAACCAAGCGTGCGGAAGCCCTGGAGTTCGAAAGCAAGAGGATTTCGGAGTTCATTGCCGTTCTTTCTCATGAGCTTCGCAATCCGTTGGCCGCCATCAAGAACGCTCTTGAACTGCTGCGGCGGCCTGTGGCCAAACCAGATGCCGCACGGTACGTCGATATGGTCGGCCGCCAAGTTGCCCACATGGCGCGACTGATAGATGACCTTCTCGACGTCAACCGAGTCATGCGAGGAAAAGTGCGGCTTGAACTGGAAGTCCACGAACTCGATGAACTGGTAAGCACGGCTGTCGAGTCCGTCAAGGCAGCTGTCGCTGCGCATAACCACACTTTGCATGTGCGCAGTGCGGGTCACAGAAGACGCGTCCGTGCGGATGCCACCAGGATGACCCAGGTCATCGTCAATCTGTTGACCAACGCCGTCAAATACACACCCGATGGCGGGCACATCGAAGTGATAGTTACAGGTGACGGTGAAGTCGCCCATCTTGAGGTCAAGGACAACGGCTTGGGAATGACGGACGTTTTGCTTCAGAGAGCCTTTGAGCCTTTCGTCCAGGGAGCTTCAGATGCAAACGCAGAGGGTGGCCTGGGTATTGGCCTCGCACTGGTGAAAAGCATCGTCGAACAGCACGGCGGCCACGTGGCGGCAGTGAGCGCCGGCCTAGGCCAAGGCACCGCTTTTACTGTATCCCTGCCATTGTCCAAGGAGCCTGAGGTGGACAAGGGCTCCCATCCGGTCGTTCACGGAAAGCCCGCGCCCTGA
- a CDS encoding GNAT family N-acetyltransferase has protein sequence MTLEWKHSAEGIDWEELSALYRAAPLGEKRPLHLQRVFSNSMFKCFVYENTKLVAAGRALADGGECSYICDIAVLPSHQGTGLGKQVVSDLVEMSRGHKKIILYAVPGKEPFYRKFGFMRMKTAMAIFENQQQQVERGYLSET, from the coding sequence GTGACACTCGAATGGAAACACTCCGCAGAAGGAATCGACTGGGAAGAACTTTCTGCCCTGTATCGGGCGGCCCCGCTTGGCGAGAAGAGGCCGCTTCATCTGCAGAGAGTCTTCTCAAACAGCATGTTTAAGTGCTTCGTCTACGAGAACACGAAGCTCGTGGCGGCCGGGCGTGCGCTCGCTGATGGTGGGGAATGCTCGTACATCTGCGACATTGCGGTCTTGCCGAGCCATCAAGGCACAGGCCTTGGCAAACAGGTTGTCAGCGACTTGGTGGAGATGTCACGCGGTCACAAGAAAATCATCTTGTATGCTGTCCCGGGCAAAGAGCCTTTCTACAGAAAGTTCGGCTTCATGCGAATGAAGACTGCTATGGCCATCTTTGAGAATCAGCAGCAGCAAGTGGAGAGGGGCTACCTCAGTGAAACCTGA
- a CDS encoding tyrosine-type recombinase/integrase has product MNASAISGLRAPWNKDKLVGQKRPFKLKEIWAVRTRLQLSCRTRDLALFNLGIDSKLRACDLVKLRVRDVGTRQYARIVDSWVEEIGLDSADYGTHSMRRTKASLVHRRTRNLRAVQLLLGHTKLESTVRYLGIEVEDAVEIAEQTEA; this is encoded by the coding sequence ATGAACGCTTCCGCAATCTCTGGGCTGCGCGCACCCTGGAACAAGGACAAACTCGTCGGGCAGAAGCGGCCATTCAAGCTCAAAGAAATCTGGGCGGTCCGGACCCGGCTTCAACTGTCTTGCCGAACCCGCGACCTTGCACTCTTCAATCTCGGCATCGATAGCAAGCTTCGCGCCTGCGACTTGGTCAAGCTGCGGGTGCGCGACGTGGGGACGCGGCAGTACGCGCGCATCGTCGACAGCTGGGTGGAGGAGATCGGCTTGGACTCGGCGGATTACGGCACCCATTCGATGCGTCGGACCAAGGCTTCCTTGGTCCACCGCCGAACCAGGAACCTGCGCGCGGTGCAACTGTTGCTCGGGCACACGAAGCTGGAAAGCACCGTGCGCTATCTCGGGATCGAAGTTGAAGACGCTGTGGAAATAGCCGAACAGACGGAAGCCTGA
- a CDS encoding NADPH-dependent F420 reductase: protein MNIGIIGSGNIGSTLARNLKALGHRVLIANSRGPATLAAFAAETGVVAATVEQASGAADLVIIAIPQLAVADLPHEVLRRNPAVVVDAGNYYPTRDGVMAQVEGGATDSEWISSVLGRPVVKAFNNILAESLATRGQPGGSAERIALSVAGDNTEAKHLVQGVVRELGFDAIDGGTLAESWRQQPGTPAYCKDLNAAQLEEALASASKTDIPSYRKVADIAAAPYLTPFKG, encoded by the coding sequence ATGAACATTGGAATCATTGGATCGGGCAACATTGGCAGCACGCTCGCGCGCAACCTCAAGGCGTTGGGCCACCGAGTGCTGATTGCGAACTCGCGGGGACCGGCAACGCTCGCGGCTTTCGCGGCCGAGACTGGAGTGGTCGCTGCGACGGTCGAGCAAGCATCAGGCGCTGCGGACTTGGTCATCATCGCCATCCCGCAATTGGCGGTCGCCGACCTTCCCCATGAAGTGCTGCGTAGGAACCCTGCTGTAGTCGTTGATGCAGGCAACTACTACCCCACCCGCGATGGTGTCATGGCACAGGTCGAGGGAGGGGCCACGGACAGCGAATGGATTTCTTCGGTGCTGGGCAGGCCGGTCGTCAAAGCCTTCAACAACATCCTGGCTGAGAGCTTGGCGACACGCGGCCAGCCGGGTGGAAGCGCTGAACGGATTGCACTTTCAGTTGCCGGTGACAACACTGAAGCCAAGCACCTTGTACAAGGCGTAGTCCGCGAGTTGGGGTTCGATGCCATTGATGGCGGAACGCTCGCTGAATCGTGGAGGCAGCAACCCGGAACCCCTGCGTACTGCAAAGACCTGAACGCCGCGCAACTCGAAGAAGCATTGGCAAGCGCGAGCAAGACGGACATACCGAGCTACCGCAAAGTCGCTGATATCGCCGCGGCACCATACCTGACGCCTTTCAAGGGCTGA
- a CDS encoding excalibur calcium-binding domain-containing protein, with the protein MTRLIVLAIVCLIGWKGYTHFEEKQQASVAATSEKAWSPTPSVRSATVSASFKCDGRTHCSQMTSCAEATYFLRNCPGVKMDGNNDGVPCEQQWCR; encoded by the coding sequence ATGACGAGGCTGATTGTTCTGGCGATCGTTTGCCTGATCGGATGGAAGGGGTACACGCACTTCGAGGAGAAGCAGCAGGCGAGCGTTGCTGCCACATCGGAGAAGGCGTGGAGCCCGACACCGAGCGTCCGGTCTGCAACCGTCAGCGCTTCGTTCAAGTGCGATGGCCGCACGCATTGCTCACAGATGACCTCGTGTGCAGAGGCGACTTACTTCTTGAGGAACTGTCCTGGGGTGAAGATGGATGGGAACAACGATGGGGTGCCTTGTGAGCAGCAGTGGTGTCGGTGA
- a CDS encoding DUF4279 domain-containing protein: MHRGPALRQKSANSPQRNAHFQAQTMLNCTELIFCRDTVEPDFVTHTLDLQPTHSYKVGDVVAVGDIQRPSSVGMWKLRLPDSQTDETVEEQLARWLTILGTKRERMGRLRQLGYSPYLDCRAEKGSLSLCIEPVVLAGLGTLGIALSVWLYEAPATEFNACE, encoded by the coding sequence ATGCATCGTGGCCCCGCCTTAAGGCAGAAATCGGCCAACAGCCCACAACGAAATGCGCACTTCCAAGCCCAGACAATGTTGAACTGTACCGAACTCATCTTTTGCCGAGACACTGTTGAACCCGACTTTGTCACTCACACACTCGACCTCCAGCCAACGCATAGCTATAAGGTGGGGGATGTCGTTGCAGTTGGCGACATCCAGCGACCATCCTCGGTGGGCATGTGGAAGTTGCGCCTTCCTGACTCCCAAACCGATGAAACCGTTGAGGAGCAACTCGCGCGATGGTTGACGATACTCGGCACCAAGCGCGAGCGAATGGGCCGTCTGCGCCAGCTTGGATACTCGCCGTATCTTGATTGCCGAGCGGAAAAAGGCTCTCTTTCTTTGTGCATCGAACCTGTAGTTCTTGCCGGCTTGGGAACGTTGGGCATTGCGCTCAGCGTGTGGCTCTATGAGGCGCCGGCCACGGAATTCAACGCCTGTGAGTGA
- a CDS encoding NCS1 family nucleobase:cation symporter-1 yields MEIRNPSPGLYNEDLAPAKERNWGAFSIFNVWTSDVHSLWGYYLAASLFLLCGSFTNFLIAIGLGSLVIFFLMNLIGYAGEKTGVPYPVLARASFGVWGANLAALVRAIVACFWYGAQTAAASGAVVALLIRSDSMLEFHKGTQFLGHSGLEVICYVGIWALQLLIIQRGMETVRKFQDWAGPAVWIAMLVLAIGLCVKAGGFSFDHGIPQEVLLAKTKDAGVSGEPGSFWALMAVAATWITYFAALYLNFCDFSRYARNKDAVKKGNIWGLPINLIAFSLVAGITTIAAFKVYGEVLLHPEQISAKFDSWVLALIAALTFAVATLGINVVANFVSAAFDISNAFPRQINFKTGGYIAAAIALALYPFAPWEGNAAHFVNAIGATMGPLLGIILVDYYLVAKCNINVAALYQEHGEYRYEGGWNVNALVAAGVGSVFSTFLPNFTSLLPAWWNTYGWFFGVAIGGGVYLVMATLRPRNAVAPARV; encoded by the coding sequence ATGGAAATCCGCAATCCTTCCCCCGGCCTCTACAACGAGGACCTGGCACCCGCCAAGGAGCGTAACTGGGGTGCCTTCAGCATCTTCAACGTCTGGACCTCGGACGTGCACAGCCTGTGGGGCTACTACCTCGCGGCCAGCCTGTTCCTGCTGTGCGGCAGCTTCACGAACTTCCTCATCGCGATCGGGCTCGGTTCGCTGGTGATCTTCTTCCTTATGAACCTGATCGGCTACGCGGGCGAAAAGACCGGCGTGCCGTACCCGGTGCTGGCGCGCGCGTCCTTCGGAGTCTGGGGCGCGAACCTTGCGGCGCTGGTGCGCGCGATCGTGGCGTGCTTCTGGTACGGCGCGCAGACCGCGGCCGCGTCCGGCGCGGTAGTTGCCCTGCTGATTCGCAGCGACAGCATGCTCGAGTTCCACAAGGGCACACAGTTCCTCGGCCACTCGGGGTTGGAGGTGATCTGCTACGTCGGGATCTGGGCGCTCCAACTGCTCATCATCCAGCGCGGCATGGAGACGGTACGCAAGTTCCAGGACTGGGCCGGTCCCGCCGTGTGGATCGCGATGCTGGTCCTGGCCATCGGCCTGTGCGTCAAGGCCGGCGGCTTCTCCTTTGACCACGGCATTCCGCAAGAAGTGCTGCTGGCAAAGACCAAGGACGCCGGCGTGAGCGGCGAGCCCGGCTCATTCTGGGCCCTGATGGCGGTGGCGGCGACCTGGATCACCTACTTCGCTGCGCTCTATCTCAATTTTTGCGACTTCTCGCGCTACGCCAGGAACAAGGACGCGGTGAAGAAGGGCAACATCTGGGGCCTGCCGATCAACCTGATTGCGTTTTCGCTGGTCGCCGGCATCACCACCATCGCGGCCTTTAAGGTGTATGGCGAGGTGCTGCTGCACCCCGAGCAGATCTCCGCCAAGTTCGACAGCTGGGTGCTGGCGCTGATCGCCGCGCTGACCTTCGCGGTGGCCACGCTGGGCATCAACGTGGTGGCCAACTTCGTATCGGCGGCCTTCGACATCTCCAACGCGTTCCCGAGGCAGATCAACTTTAAGACGGGCGGCTACATCGCGGCGGCCATCGCGTTGGCGCTCTATCCGTTCGCGCCGTGGGAAGGCAACGCCGCGCACTTCGTCAACGCCATCGGCGCCACCATGGGCCCGCTGCTGGGGATCATCCTGGTCGACTACTACCTGGTGGCCAAGTGCAACATCAACGTCGCTGCGCTCTACCAGGAGCACGGCGAGTACCGCTACGAAGGCGGCTGGAACGTCAATGCGCTGGTCGCTGCGGGCGTCGGCAGCGTGTTCTCCACCTTCCTGCCCAACTTCACGAGCCTTCTGCCCGCCTGGTGGAACACCTATGGTTGGTTCTTCGGCGTGGCCATCGGCGGCGGCGTGTACCTGGTCATGGCAACGCTGCGGCCGCGCAACGCCGTCGCACCCGCCCGCGTTTGA
- a CDS encoding cupin domain-containing protein — protein sequence MTIPYFVLTHDQREVPLNVLGTQVTVLASNAATQSYGITFQQGDEGTGPPPHSHDWDESFYVLDGEIDFLCNGRAHACHPGTLVHVPRGTVHGFQYGKGGGRMLEITGQNALAAQMFTAVDHEIPVGPPDIPKLLAVLERHGVTVAG from the coding sequence ATGACGATTCCGTACTTTGTCTTGACGCACGATCAGCGCGAGGTTCCTCTGAACGTGCTTGGCACGCAAGTCACGGTGTTGGCGTCGAATGCGGCAACACAGAGCTATGGGATCACTTTTCAACAGGGGGACGAGGGAACAGGTCCGCCTCCGCACAGCCACGACTGGGACGAATCCTTCTACGTCCTCGACGGTGAGATCGACTTTCTCTGCAACGGCCGCGCCCACGCGTGTCATCCTGGAACGCTCGTGCATGTGCCGCGCGGAACGGTGCACGGCTTTCAGTACGGCAAGGGTGGCGGCCGGATGCTTGAGATCACCGGGCAGAACGCTTTGGCCGCCCAAATGTTCACCGCCGTCGACCACGAGATTCCAGTGGGCCCACCCGATATTCCAAAGCTGCTGGCCGTTCTCGAGCGCCACGGTGTCACTGTGGCAGGCTGA